Proteins encoded within one genomic window of Haloplanus vescus:
- a CDS encoding proton-conducting transporter transmembrane domain-containing protein: MTGTDHSPTVGQLPSTEASSPLAPTTLTRLVWGLWVASLGLLVVRPGGGWTFPGVAVDGLTVLMWVVVTFFSGIVHSYSRRYMAGSAHLGRFFHRLFAFTVVVMTLVAADHIALFALAWLGMGLVMADLIGIVRGWPQAQAAKTLARRYFVASGAILAGVLALLAWATGATTVSGIGAEASTLSTPVWAVAVCGLLLVAMVQSSLLPFHTWLLSSMTAPTPASALMHAGFVNAGGILLLRFAPLVTLDAAFMQLVVVVGAVSALGGKLLKTVQTDIKRQLGCSTVGQMGFMILQAGLGFFGAAITHLILHGFFKAYQFLSVGDAVERTQPTKTGETASLGVFGTALTAATALAGGAVFVALTGKGTHFGSGLVLVALVVLTTFHAARTAVEASAAPASARFVAMPLAMLVAIAGYGLAYRAVDAALAGLPVVTAPADLTAVHGLVLAAFLGAYVAIEGGAYKRSDWLYVTLLNATQPAPETLLTNTEDYNEY; encoded by the coding sequence ATGACAGGAACGGACCACTCACCGACGGTCGGACAGTTGCCGAGTACGGAGGCGTCGTCGCCGCTCGCACCCACGACCCTCACGCGACTCGTGTGGGGGCTGTGGGTCGCGAGTCTGGGACTGCTCGTCGTCCGACCCGGTGGCGGCTGGACGTTCCCGGGCGTCGCCGTCGACGGTCTGACCGTCCTGATGTGGGTCGTCGTGACGTTCTTCAGCGGTATCGTCCACAGTTACTCGCGGCGCTACATGGCGGGCAGCGCCCACCTCGGCCGCTTTTTCCACCGGCTGTTCGCGTTCACGGTGGTCGTGATGACGCTGGTGGCAGCCGACCACATTGCGCTCTTCGCCCTCGCGTGGTTGGGGATGGGCCTCGTGATGGCCGACCTCATCGGCATCGTCCGCGGCTGGCCGCAGGCACAGGCGGCGAAGACGCTCGCTCGCCGGTACTTCGTGGCGAGCGGCGCGATACTGGCCGGCGTCCTCGCCCTCTTGGCGTGGGCGACGGGCGCGACGACAGTCTCCGGCATCGGCGCGGAAGCGAGCACCCTCTCGACGCCAGTATGGGCCGTCGCCGTCTGCGGCCTCCTCCTCGTCGCGATGGTACAGTCCTCGCTTCTCCCCTTCCACACCTGGCTGCTCTCCTCGATGACGGCGCCGACGCCCGCCTCGGCGCTGATGCACGCTGGCTTCGTCAACGCGGGCGGGATTCTGTTGCTTCGCTTCGCCCCCCTCGTCACGCTCGACGCGGCGTTCATGCAGCTGGTCGTAGTCGTCGGCGCGGTGAGCGCGCTCGGCGGCAAACTGCTGAAGACGGTCCAGACGGACATCAAGCGCCAACTCGGCTGCTCGACCGTGGGGCAGATGGGCTTCATGATACTGCAGGCCGGCCTCGGCTTCTTCGGGGCGGCCATCACCCACCTCATCCTCCACGGCTTCTTCAAGGCCTATCAGTTCCTCTCGGTCGGCGACGCCGTCGAGCGGACACAGCCCACGAAGACAGGCGAGACGGCGTCTCTGGGCGTCTTCGGCACCGCCCTCACCGCCGCGACGGCGCTCGCCGGCGGCGCGGTGTTCGTCGCCCTCACCGGGAAGGGGACGCACTTCGGCAGCGGGCTGGTGCTGGTGGCGCTGGTCGTCCTGACGACGTTCCACGCGGCGCGGACGGCCGTCGAAGCCAGTGCGGCGCCGGCGTCGGCCCGGTTCGTCGCCATGCCCCTCGCCATGCTCGTGGCCATCGCCGGCTACGGGCTGGCGTACCGCGCCGTCGACGCTGCGCTCGCGGGACTCCCCGTCGTGACGGCGCCCGCCGACCTCACCGCCGTCCACGGCCTCGTCCTCGCCGCGTTCCTCGGCGCGTACGTCGCCATCGAGGGCGGCGCCTACAAGCGCAGCGACTGGCTCTACGTGACGCTCCTGAACGCGACGCAACCGGCTCCCGAGACGCTGCTGACGAACACGGAGGATTACAATGAGTACTGA